A region from the Pontixanthobacter aestiaquae genome encodes:
- a CDS encoding SDR family oxidoreductase yields the protein MSDHQAIFITGGGSGIGRAVAQYFGARGWFVGLGDIDSEGMKGTAALIPDGASFSHKFDVRDRAAWDTALEAFVDASGGRVDVLFNNAGIPIGGSLSENSVDEIERCLDINLKGVLFGAQAALPYLQKTAPGSCLLNTASAAGIYGTGGASVYSATKFGVRAITESLDAEWDEFGIKVRSLMPSFIDTPLLEHAPNAGTNEAIRETVKQAGLEITPVEEVAEAAWEAVHGEKLHTLVGKSAKRIGFAARWMPGRLRKMVRQTTQPLGR from the coding sequence GTGAGCGATCATCAGGCGATTTTCATTACGGGCGGTGGGTCAGGGATTGGCCGTGCGGTTGCGCAATATTTCGGCGCACGCGGCTGGTTTGTCGGCCTTGGCGATATTGATAGCGAGGGCATGAAAGGCACCGCAGCACTCATTCCCGATGGCGCTTCGTTCAGCCACAAATTTGATGTGCGTGATCGCGCTGCTTGGGACACGGCGCTGGAGGCATTCGTTGACGCATCTGGCGGCCGTGTGGACGTGTTGTTCAACAATGCCGGTATCCCCATCGGCGGATCGCTCAGCGAGAACTCGGTCGACGAGATCGAGCGCTGCCTCGATATCAATCTGAAAGGCGTGCTGTTCGGCGCGCAGGCCGCCCTGCCCTATCTGCAAAAGACCGCGCCGGGTTCGTGCCTGCTCAACACCGCCAGCGCGGCGGGCATATACGGAACTGGCGGCGCGTCGGTTTACTCAGCGACCAAGTTCGGCGTGCGCGCGATTACGGAGTCGCTTGATGCGGAGTGGGATGAATTCGGGATCAAAGTTCGTTCGCTGATGCCTAGCTTCATCGACACTCCGCTGCTCGAACACGCGCCAAATGCGGGCACTAACGAAGCGATCCGCGAGACGGTCAAGCAGGCCGGTCTAGAAATCACGCCGGTTGAAGAAGTCGCCGAAGCAGCTTGGGAAGCTGTGCATGGCGAAAAGCTGCACACGCTGGTCGGCAAGTCAGCCAAACGCATCGGCTTTGCCGCGCGTTGGATGCCGGGCCGCTTGCGCAAAATGGTGCGGCAAACCACCCAGCCTCTGGGCCGCTAG
- a CDS encoding S9 family peptidase — MTIPADTTPLIPREHLFGNPTKAGGQISPDGKWLSWLAPLDGVLNVWMAPVGDPTAGKAMTAATERPIQQYFWAPDAQSLLYIQDKGGDENFLLYGIDIVTGKERTLTDFENTRVDMIGSSETIRDKILIGLNNRDARLHDAYLLDLNSGELTLVQQNDAYAGFMADDNLELRLAVAPNAAGGMDFFPIIDGEIAEEPSDSTGLEDSLTTQPAGFTTDGSIMYWIDSRDRNTAALFAQNVETGERTLIAENDKADIGGVMGHPKTGEVQAYSFTYLTTEWTAIDPDIGASLDWLGKQLDGDFGVSSRTEDDTKWIVWNDPLTAPAQTYIYDREAQTLTDFYTGRPELVGAPLQPMQTLEIKARDGLTLPSYLTVPAGADSPVPMVLLVHGGPWARDDYGFNSYHQWLANRGYAVLSVNFRGSTGFGKDFISAADLEWGKRMHDDLIDAVKWAVDEGIAQADKVAIMGGSYGGYATLAGLTFTPDVFACGVDIVGPSNLETLLATIPPYWEPMIAQFHERMGNPNTPEGLAMLKERSPLNSAGNIVKPLLIGQGANDPRVNQAESDQIVGAMKEKGIPVTYVLYPDEGHGFANPANNIAFNAVTENFLAEWLGGRSEPIGYTVSGSTAELVEGAEHVKGLSEALRD, encoded by the coding sequence ATGACCATTCCCGCCGACACGACTCCACTGATCCCGCGCGAGCACCTGTTCGGCAATCCGACCAAGGCAGGCGGGCAAATCAGTCCCGACGGCAAATGGCTGAGTTGGCTGGCGCCTCTCGACGGTGTGCTGAATGTGTGGATGGCACCGGTAGGTGATCCCACCGCTGGCAAAGCAATGACGGCAGCGACCGAACGCCCGATCCAGCAATATTTCTGGGCACCCGATGCACAGAGTCTGCTCTACATCCAGGACAAAGGCGGCGACGAGAATTTCCTGCTTTACGGCATCGACATCGTCACTGGCAAAGAGCGCACACTGACCGATTTTGAAAACACGCGCGTCGATATGATTGGATCGTCCGAGACCATCCGCGACAAAATCCTGATCGGCCTCAACAACCGCGATGCGCGGCTCCATGATGCCTATTTGCTTGATCTCAATTCGGGCGAACTGACGCTGGTTCAACAGAATGACGCCTATGCCGGGTTTATGGCTGACGATAATCTGGAGTTGCGGCTGGCGGTCGCGCCCAATGCGGCGGGCGGGATGGACTTCTTCCCAATCATTGACGGCGAAATTGCCGAAGAGCCAAGCGACAGCACCGGGCTGGAAGACTCGCTGACCACCCAGCCCGCTGGCTTCACGACGGACGGCTCGATCATGTACTGGATCGATAGCCGCGATCGCAACACGGCGGCGCTCTTTGCGCAGAATGTCGAGACCGGCGAACGCACGCTGATCGCCGAGAATGACAAGGCCGATATTGGCGGCGTGATGGGCCATCCGAAAACCGGCGAAGTGCAGGCCTATTCCTTCACTTACCTGACAACCGAGTGGACCGCGATTGATCCGGACATCGGCGCATCGCTCGACTGGCTTGGTAAGCAATTGGATGGTGATTTCGGCGTCTCCAGCCGGACCGAAGATGACACCAAATGGATCGTCTGGAACGATCCGCTTACCGCGCCAGCGCAGACCTATATCTATGATCGTGAGGCGCAGACGCTAACCGATTTCTATACCGGACGGCCAGAATTGGTCGGCGCGCCATTGCAGCCGATGCAGACGCTGGAAATCAAAGCGCGCGATGGTCTCACCCTGCCCTCTTATCTCACCGTCCCGGCAGGCGCAGATAGTCCTGTTCCGATGGTGCTGCTGGTTCATGGCGGCCCATGGGCGCGCGATGATTACGGGTTTAATTCCTATCACCAATGGCTCGCCAATCGCGGTTATGCGGTGCTGAGCGTGAACTTCCGCGGCTCCACCGGCTTCGGCAAGGATTTCATCTCTGCCGCAGACCTCGAATGGGGCAAAAGAATGCATGATGATCTGATCGATGCAGTCAAATGGGCAGTCGATGAAGGTATCGCGCAGGCAGACAAAGTCGCGATCATGGGCGGGTCCTATGGCGGCTATGCGACGCTCGCCGGATTGACCTTCACACCCGATGTCTTTGCCTGCGGTGTGGACATCGTCGGCCCGTCAAACCTCGAAACATTGCTTGCGACTATCCCGCCATATTGGGAGCCGATGATCGCACAGTTCCACGAGCGGATGGGCAATCCGAATACGCCCGAAGGCCTTGCAATGCTGAAAGAGCGCAGCCCGCTCAATTCCGCAGGCAATATCGTGAAACCGCTGCTGATCGGCCAGGGCGCAAACGATCCCCGCGTCAATCAGGCAGAGAGCGATCAAATTGTCGGCGCGATGAAGGAAAAAGGCATTCCGGTGACCTATGTCCTCTACCCTGATGAAGGCCACGGCTTCGCCAATCCCGCCAACAATATCGCCTTCAATGCAGTGACCGAAAACTTTCTTGCCGAGTGGCTCGGCGGCAGGTCGGAGCCAATCGGGTATACGGTATCCGGCTCGACTGCCGAGTTGGTCGAAGGCGCAGAGCATGTGAAAGGCTTGAGCGAAGCATTGCGTGATTGA
- a CDS encoding DNA-3-methyladenine glycosylase family protein yields the protein MGLTKEQIKQGIDHVAAMEPAFGIALIRCGYPEPRIRPTGYRTLLRTIVGQQVSVAAAASVWNKLEIELGEDIAPDELLSRDFDALRACGLSRQKQGYARSLCELVVSEELKLDDLPDHDEEAIAELTKIKGIGRWSAEIYLLFAEGRPDIWPAGDLAVQAAMHKLLGLDERPSEKEARALAEKFSPHRGALAIFSWHCYDNPAL from the coding sequence ATGGGTCTAACCAAAGAGCAGATCAAGCAAGGCATCGACCATGTCGCAGCTATGGAACCTGCCTTCGGTATTGCCCTGATACGCTGCGGATACCCCGAACCGCGCATCCGTCCGACCGGCTACCGGACTTTGCTGCGCACCATTGTCGGTCAGCAGGTTAGCGTGGCTGCGGCGGCATCAGTTTGGAACAAGCTGGAGATCGAATTGGGCGAGGACATTGCGCCCGATGAATTGCTCTCACGCGATTTCGACGCATTGCGCGCCTGCGGACTGTCGCGGCAGAAGCAAGGCTATGCGCGGTCTCTGTGCGAGTTGGTGGTGAGCGAGGAACTGAAGCTCGACGATTTGCCGGACCACGATGAGGAAGCCATCGCCGAACTTACCAAGATCAAAGGCATCGGGCGCTGGTCGGCGGAGATATATCTGCTGTTCGCCGAAGGACGCCCCGACATCTGGCCCGCAGGCGATCTGGCAGTGCAAGCGGCGATGCATAAATTACTGGGTCTGGATGAACGCCCATCAGAAAAAGAAGCGCGCGCGTTGGCCGAAAAATTCAGCCCGCATCGCGGCGCGCTCGCTATCTTTTCATGGCATTGTTACGATAATCCGGCGCTTTAG
- a CDS encoding 2Fe-2S iron-sulfur cluster-binding protein, with product MPKLIVVNRDGEESTVDVGEGLTVMEAIRDNGFDELLALCGGCCSCATCHVHVDPAFADKLPEISEDEDDLLESSDHRAENSRLSCQVPFTPELDGLKVTIAPED from the coding sequence ATGCCCAAGCTGATCGTCGTCAACCGTGATGGTGAAGAATCAACCGTAGACGTCGGCGAGGGCCTGACCGTGATGGAAGCTATCCGCGACAATGGTTTTGATGAATTGCTGGCGCTGTGCGGCGGCTGTTGTTCGTGCGCGACGTGCCACGTGCATGTCGATCCGGCTTTTGCAGACAAGCTGCCTGAAATCAGCGAAGATGAAGATGATCTGCTGGAAAGCTCCGATCACCGCGCTGAAAACTCGCGCCTCAGCTGTCAGGTGCCGTTTACGCCTGAGCTCGATGGTCTGAAAGTCACCATCGCTCCTGAAGATTGA
- a CDS encoding cysteine synthase A — MITNIPRKDAIELIGNTPLVLLQAASEAAGCEIYGKCEFANPGASVKDRAALGIIRDAEASGELTPGGTIVEGTAGNTGIGIALVANALGYKTMIVMPDNQSKEKMDTLRALGAELVLVPPTKFSDCNHFVHTSRRLADETVGAIWANQFDNTANRKVHIETTAAEIWDQLEGRVDGFTCAAGTGGTIAGVGLGLKERDENVQIALTDPHGAALYSYYAEGELKSEGTSVAEGIGQGRITGNLEGAPIDTQFRISDEEGLQWVERLLREEGMCLGLSSGINVAGAVALGKQLVANGREDARVVTILCDTGFRYLSTLYNAEWLASKGLPVFGWLER; from the coding sequence ATGATTACCAATATTCCGCGGAAAGACGCGATTGAACTGATCGGCAATACGCCGCTGGTGCTTCTGCAAGCGGCGAGCGAAGCGGCAGGCTGCGAAATTTACGGCAAATGCGAATTCGCCAATCCTGGCGCGTCGGTTAAAGACCGCGCGGCGCTGGGTATTATCCGTGATGCAGAGGCTAGCGGCGAATTGACACCCGGCGGCACGATTGTCGAAGGCACTGCGGGTAATACCGGGATCGGAATTGCGCTGGTGGCCAATGCGCTTGGCTACAAAACCATGATCGTGATGCCGGACAACCAGTCCAAAGAGAAAATGGATACGCTGCGCGCGCTCGGCGCAGAGCTGGTGCTGGTTCCGCCAACCAAGTTCTCCGACTGCAATCACTTCGTACATACTTCGCGCCGATTGGCGGACGAAACCGTAGGCGCCATTTGGGCAAACCAGTTCGACAATACGGCCAACCGCAAGGTCCATATCGAAACCACGGCGGCTGAGATATGGGATCAGCTGGAGGGCAGGGTGGATGGCTTCACTTGCGCTGCCGGAACCGGGGGCACAATTGCCGGCGTCGGGCTTGGCTTGAAGGAACGCGACGAAAATGTGCAGATTGCACTGACGGATCCACATGGCGCGGCGCTCTACAGCTATTACGCAGAAGGGGAGCTTAAGTCCGAAGGCACATCTGTCGCGGAGGGCATCGGGCAGGGCCGGATAACCGGCAATCTCGAAGGCGCACCGATCGATACGCAGTTCCGTATTTCTGATGAAGAAGGCCTGCAATGGGTCGAGCGCCTGCTGCGCGAAGAGGGCATGTGCCTTGGCCTGTCATCCGGCATCAACGTTGCCGGAGCGGTCGCACTGGGTAAGCAATTGGTCGCCAACGGGCGTGAAGATGCGCGTGTAGTGACGATCCTGTGTGACACCGGCTTCCGTTACCTTTCAACGCTTTATAATGCGGAGTGGCTGGCATCGAAAGGCCTGCCGGTGTTCGGCTGGCTCGAGCGCTGA
- a CDS encoding motility-associated ABC transporter substrate-binding family protein — protein sequence MTARKLASLAIAVAFLIGMAVWNFARVPAPIEDGQPKQRLGLMTSLPIYWGEGEGFGDMLADDQHQHWVKEQLERRFELIPLDILSASGSLEPNSDLAGLEFLMLAQPSALAPADFVALDNWVKGGGMLLLFADPMLTEHSEFGLGDRRRPQDIALLGPILTRWGLRQFYDQDQPDALRFISYDSIAIPVHKTGQIEIVPTDAVTCELVSESVIASCVIGQGTALIVSDAAVLEHEADPAISSEALDKLLRSAFKPAR from the coding sequence GTGACTGCAAGAAAGCTCGCATCTCTTGCCATTGCCGTAGCTTTTCTGATCGGCATGGCCGTTTGGAATTTTGCACGTGTGCCAGCTCCAATTGAGGATGGTCAACCAAAACAACGGCTTGGTCTGATGACCTCTCTGCCAATCTATTGGGGTGAAGGTGAAGGATTCGGCGATATGCTGGCGGATGACCAGCATCAGCATTGGGTAAAAGAACAGCTGGAACGGCGTTTTGAGCTGATCCCGCTGGATATTCTCTCTGCATCTGGTTCGCTCGAGCCGAATAGTGATCTAGCCGGTTTGGAATTCCTGATGCTGGCGCAGCCAAGCGCTCTTGCACCAGCCGATTTTGTTGCGCTCGACAATTGGGTCAAAGGCGGCGGCATGCTGCTGCTTTTTGCAGACCCGATGCTGACCGAGCATTCTGAATTCGGCCTCGGTGATCGCCGGCGTCCGCAGGACATCGCTTTGCTCGGACCGATCCTGACCCGCTGGGGGTTGCGACAATTCTATGATCAGGATCAGCCTGATGCGCTGCGCTTCATTTCCTATGACAGCATTGCGATACCGGTCCATAAAACCGGTCAGATCGAGATTGTGCCCACCGATGCAGTGACCTGCGAGCTGGTGTCTGAAAGCGTCATCGCCTCATGCGTGATCGGGCAGGGCACAGCTCTCATTGTATCCGATGCGGCGGTGCTGGAGCATGAAGCCGATCCAGCAATTTCTAGCGAAGCGCTGGACAAGTTGCTACGAAGCGCGTTCAAACCAGCCCGATGA